In the Helicobacter typhlonius genome, one interval contains:
- a CDS encoding endonuclease: MRAKHIEFEHIMPAHRFGKDLQCWKNGGRKMCAKDKQFTQMESDKRNLVPAIGEINADRSNFEYADLDSKTSQKLGQYGKCAVYTDFKNKKFYPRESEKGIIARIYLYMSEHYGITLTEQEEALMRKWDKAHPPTAYEKYLLATQNP, encoded by the coding sequence GTGCGTGCCAAGCACATTGAATTTGAACATATAATGCCCGCGCACCGCTTTGGCAAAGATTTGCAATGTTGGAAAAATGGCGGACGCAAAATGTGTGCAAAAGACAAACAATTTACACAAATGGAATCCGATAAACGCAATCTCGTCCCAGCCATTGGCGAGATTAATGCTGACAGAAGTAATTTTGAATATGCAGATTTAGATTCCAAAACTTCGCAAAAATTAGGGCAGTATGGCAAATGCGCTGTTTATACGGATTTTAAAAATAAAAAATTCTATCCGCGTGAAAGCGAAAAGGGTATTATTGCGCGCATTTATTTGTATATGAGTGAGCATTATGGTATCACGCTTACAGAGCAAGAAGAAGCACTAATGCGCAAATGGGATAAAGCCCATCCACCCACAGCATACGAAAAATATCTCCTTGCGACACAAAATCCATAG
- a CDS encoding isochorismatase family protein: MRSILKTKRTLFVCVDVQEKIIEHMAYKDKVIKNTNILLESATQLGIPTLVTEQYPKGLGKTHSTITIPKNARVLEKTSFGIFGDEKIASFIAQSKAKTLIFFGIETHICVLQSIIEARNLGYECLLAADACSSRDEQSHQLALNFFNTQGVVMLPTESILFRILGDCKHSSFKAISALIK, from the coding sequence ATGCGAAGCATACTAAAAACCAAACGCACACTTTTTGTGTGCGTAGATGTGCAAGAAAAGATCATAGAGCATATGGCATATAAAGACAAGGTGATAAAAAATACCAATATACTTTTAGAATCTGCCACACAACTAGGTATCCCTACGCTCGTTACCGAGCAGTATCCAAAGGGACTAGGTAAGACACATAGCACAATTACAATCCCCAAAAATGCACGAGTCTTAGAAAAAACAAGCTTTGGCATATTTGGCGATGAGAAAATCGCCTCATTTATCGCACAAAGTAAGGCAAAAACGCTTATATTCTTTGGCATAGAAACGCATATCTGTGTGCTGCAAAGCATTATAGAAGCGCGCAATCTAGGCTATGAGTGCCTCCTTGCTGCTGACGCGTGTAGCTCAAGAGATGAGCAAAGCCACCAACTTGCCCTTAATTTTTTCAACACACAAGGCGTAGTAATGCTCCCCACCGAATCTATTTTATTTAGAATCTTGGGCGATTGCAAACATTCTTCATTCAAAGCAATCTCCGCACTTATCAAGTAG
- a CDS encoding NAD(+)/NADH kinase: MDKINPSIQKVGIVLRPSTPELKSTFLQVREELDNAGIEVVLESISGGMIELLGQDFASIAAQCDAFFSLGGDGTLISMLRRTFEYKLPCMGINTGRLGFLTAFMPQHLSAFIPCLKSGDYILQEHLLLQANVYDEAQNLLHTFIAINEFLISKHELSGMVRIGASIDGKHFNTYGCDGLIIGTPTGSTAYNISAGGSVIYPYCRNILLTPIAPHSLTQRPLVLNDEFVLEFQAQQRAKLIIDGQEMIDITPSHRVQIQALSQGAKLIYPRTRDYFSVLKEKFKWGDEF; the protein is encoded by the coding sequence ATGGATAAGATAAATCCAAGTATTCAAAAAGTCGGCATTGTCTTGCGTCCCTCCACACCAGAGCTTAAAAGCACATTTTTGCAGGTGCGTGAAGAGCTTGATAACGCGGGTATTGAGGTAGTGCTAGAAAGCATTAGTGGGGGTATGATAGAACTTTTGGGGCAGGATTTTGCCTCGATTGCTGCGCAATGTGATGCATTTTTTAGCTTAGGTGGCGATGGGACTTTAATTTCTATGCTTCGCCGCACCTTTGAGTATAAGCTGCCTTGTATGGGGATAAATACCGGGCGATTAGGATTCCTCACAGCATTTATGCCTCAACACCTTAGTGCCTTTATCCCCTGCTTAAAAAGTGGCGACTACATTTTGCAAGAGCATCTACTGCTTCAAGCAAATGTGTATGATGAAGCGCAAAATCTTTTGCATACATTTATTGCCATTAATGAATTCCTCATCTCAAAGCACGAGTTAAGCGGTATGGTGCGAATTGGCGCGAGCATTGATGGCAAGCATTTTAATACCTATGGTTGTGATGGACTTATCATCGGCACACCCACAGGCTCGACTGCGTATAATATTAGCGCGGGTGGCTCGGTGATTTATCCCTATTGTCGCAATATTTTGCTTACACCCATTGCGCCACACTCGCTTACACAGCGTCCATTGGTGCTAAATGATGAATTTGTGTTAGAATTTCAGGCACAGCAAAGAGCAAAGCTTATTATCGATGGGCAAGAAATGATAGATATAACACCCTCTCATCGCGTGCAGATTCAGGCTCTCTCACAGGGGGCAAAGCTCATCTATCCGCGCACGAGGGATTATTTTAGTGTGTTGAAAGAAAAATTTAAATGGGGCGATGAATTTTAA
- a CDS encoding YdcH family protein, translated as MFHEYRDEVTALKTHNAHFAKIFDEHNELDDRIKKIEEGEEVMGDMELEVLKKQKLRLKDEAYAMIIEYRKEHKA; from the coding sequence ATGTTTCACGAATATAGAGATGAGGTTACCGCACTAAAGACGCACAACGCACATTTTGCAAAGATTTTTGATGAGCATAATGAGCTTGATGATAGAATCAAAAAAATTGAAGAAGGTGAAGAAGTGATGGGTGATATGGAGCTTGAGGTGCTTAAGAAGCAAAAATTGCGTTTAAAAGACGAAGCTTATGCGATGATTATAGAATATCGCAAAGAGCATAAAGCTTAA
- a CDS encoding acetate/propionate family kinase, with protein sequence MNVLVINCGSSSLKFQLINTNTEKVLASGICDRIGIEGSVLNYKTGEGKKYEKKESMPNHTKAIEMVLEALTNKEYGAIKSLDDIRAIGHRVVHGGEFFKESVLVNDYVIERIRECSDLAPLHNPAHLMGIEACKAKMPHTPMVVVFDTAFHQTMPPKAYIYGVPYEWYEKHKVRRYGFHGTSHKYVSQKTAEFLGLDYNESKIIVCHLGNGSSISAIKNGECVDTSMGLTPLEGLIMGTRSGDLDPAIIEYISKREDLDIQSILNILNKKSGALGISGISSDFRDLLDADLGGNERAKLARHAFAYRVMKYVGAYCAAMNGVDAVSFCAGVGENAKFIRGMIVNNLAFLGVKLDEEANNVCGKEAIISTPDSKVKVCVIPTNEELVIARDTKTIVSQLKDEK encoded by the coding sequence ATGAATGTTTTAGTTATAAATTGTGGCAGTTCGTCTTTGAAGTTTCAACTCATCAATACAAATACTGAAAAGGTCCTTGCCTCAGGTATTTGCGACAGAATCGGTATTGAGGGCAGTGTGCTTAATTACAAAACAGGTGAAGGCAAGAAATATGAGAAAAAAGAATCTATGCCAAATCACACAAAAGCCATAGAAATGGTGCTAGAAGCCTTGACAAACAAGGAATATGGCGCGATAAAATCGCTTGATGATATACGCGCTATCGGGCATCGCGTGGTGCATGGAGGAGAGTTTTTTAAAGAATCTGTGCTAGTAAATGACTATGTGATTGAACGCATTAGAGAATGCTCCGACCTAGCACCCTTGCATAATCCCGCGCATTTAATGGGGATTGAAGCGTGTAAGGCAAAAATGCCCCATACACCTATGGTGGTAGTTTTTGATACCGCATTTCATCAAACTATGCCACCAAAAGCATATATTTATGGTGTGCCTTATGAATGGTATGAAAAACACAAAGTGCGCAGGTATGGATTCCACGGGACAAGCCACAAGTATGTATCGCAAAAAACAGCGGAATTTTTGGGGCTTGACTACAATGAGTCAAAAATCATCGTGTGCCACCTAGGGAATGGCTCATCAATCTCGGCAATCAAAAATGGCGAGTGTGTAGATACAAGTATGGGACTTACCCCACTTGAAGGCTTGATTATGGGAACGCGCAGTGGGGATTTAGACCCGGCGATTATAGAGTATATCTCTAAGCGCGAAGATTTAGATATACAAAGCATTCTTAATATTCTCAACAAAAAATCAGGTGCGCTTGGTATTTCTGGCATATCGAGCGACTTTAGGGATTTGCTTGATGCGGATTTGGGAGGAAATGAGCGCGCTAAACTTGCTCGCCACGCCTTTGCTTATCGCGTAATGAAATATGTCGGTGCGTATTGTGCGGCAATGAATGGTGTCGATGCGGTAAGTTTCTGTGCAGGCGTGGGAGAAAATGCAAAATTTATACGCGGTATGATTGTTAATAATCTTGCATTTTTAGGTGTAAAGCTTGATGAGGAAGCAAACAATGTTTGTGGCAAAGAGGCAATTATCTCTACACCAGATTCTAAAGTAAAAGTATGTGTAATACCCACAAATGAGGAACTTGTAATTGCACGAGATACGAAAACAATCGTTTCCCAACTCAAAGATGAAAAATAA
- the argJ gene encoding bifunctional glutamate N-acetyltransferase/amino-acid acetyltransferase ArgJ gives MFDIIPIKGGINAPQGFYADGVSTGLKPKQTDGTPALDVAFLYSEDKLKPFTLFTSNTFEAAPITHYKRFVEGKESNFVLINTKNANAMTGQRGIDDVSEILNVLQQKFPFVQNPIMSSTGVIGQYLPKEKIIASFGAFNPHAKDENAHTRAADAIRTTDAFSKEIALQVKLPSGQRFCIGAMAKGAGMIQPALATMLCFITTDAALPKVHGDRILQECVKTSFNAISVDGDMSTNDSVFLFANGRSGAYDEAAFKEALKIVMHKLATDMVRDGEGAKKLVAFEVKGAKNEDEAMRAAKALTNSLLVKTAIFGGDPNWGRIASTIGASGVECAQESLCISFENVVVFDKGQILFDESTESKAAAVMQKESFRISCDLGVGIGSFVAYGCDLGYDYVKINADYRS, from the coding sequence ATGTTTGATATTATTCCTATCAAGGGTGGCATTAACGCACCGCAAGGATTCTATGCCGATGGTGTAAGTACGGGACTAAAGCCAAAGCAGACTGATGGCACGCCCGCACTTGATGTAGCCTTTTTGTATAGCGAGGATAAGCTCAAGCCCTTTACACTTTTTACGAGCAATACCTTTGAAGCTGCGCCAATCACGCATTATAAGCGGTTTGTGGAGGGCAAGGAGAGTAATTTTGTGTTAATTAATACCAAAAATGCAAATGCAATGACGGGGCAAAGGGGCATAGATGATGTGAGTGAGATTCTAAATGTCTTACAACAAAAATTCCCTTTTGTGCAAAATCCCATTATGTCAAGCACAGGTGTGATAGGGCAGTATTTGCCAAAGGAGAAAATTATTGCTTCTTTTGGTGCGTTTAATCCTCACGCAAAAGATGAAAACGCCCACACTCGTGCCGCCGATGCGATACGCACGACTGATGCCTTTAGCAAAGAAATTGCTCTACAAGTGAAACTTCCCTCTGGTCAAAGATTTTGCATTGGCGCAATGGCAAAGGGCGCGGGTATGATACAGCCGGCATTAGCGACTATGTTGTGTTTCATCACCACAGACGCGGCACTACCCAAAGTGCACGGGGATAGAATCCTACAAGAATGCGTAAAGACAAGCTTTAATGCCATTAGCGTAGATGGTGATATGAGTACGAATGATTCAGTATTTTTATTTGCAAATGGGCGCAGTGGGGCGTATGATGAGGCAGCATTCAAAGAGGCGCTCAAAATAGTAATGCATAAACTTGCCACCGATATGGTGCGCGATGGCGAGGGAGCAAAAAAGCTTGTAGCCTTTGAAGTAAAGGGTGCAAAAAATGAAGATGAGGCAATGAGGGCAGCTAAGGCTCTTACAAATTCGCTTTTGGTAAAAACTGCTATTTTTGGTGGAGATCCAAATTGGGGGAGGATAGCCTCTACAATCGGTGCGAGTGGTGTAGAATGTGCGCAGGAGAGCCTTTGTATCAGCTTTGAAAATGTAGTGGTTTTTGATAAGGGACAGATTCTTTTTGATGAAAGCACAGAATCTAAAGCCGCGGCGGTTATGCAAAAAGAAAGCTTTAGGATAAGCTGTGATTTAGGTGTAGGAATCGGGAGTTTTGTCGCCTATGGTTGTGATTTGGGCTATGATTATGTGAAGATTAATGCAGATTATCGTAGCTAA
- the pta gene encoding phosphate acetyltransferase, whose product MSFIDRLKTQAKQRKKTIVLPETTDVRTLEAAIKILNEDFAHLILLGDKEEICAKAKTELGNLPTDLLQKATFLSLKDTTLLDELITLVIKLREHKGVDSTKAKELLLNDSLYFGAALVRAGKADGMVAGATRATSDVLRAGLQIVGTAPDSKLVSSFFVMVVPNCDYGLNGTLVFADCGLCQNPNAEELAQIALSSAKSFESIIHSEPFVAMLSHSTYGSAKHPDVDKVVEATKIAKSLAPNIKIDGELQLDAAIVPSVGSSKAKGSNVAGKANVLVFPDLDSGNIGYKLVQRFAKAEAYGPITQGMAAPINDLSRGCSADDIVGVVAISALQAK is encoded by the coding sequence ATGAGTTTTATCGATAGGCTCAAAACACAGGCAAAGCAACGAAAAAAGACAATTGTCCTGCCAGAAACCACTGATGTGCGCACGCTTGAGGCGGCAATAAAGATTCTAAATGAGGATTTTGCCCATCTCATCTTGCTCGGCGATAAGGAGGAGATTTGCGCCAAAGCAAAAACAGAGCTTGGCAATCTCCCCACCGATTTACTGCAAAAGGCAACTTTTCTTAGCCTCAAAGATACCACGCTATTAGACGAACTTATAACACTCGTGATCAAACTACGCGAACATAAGGGCGTGGATAGCACGAAAGCAAAGGAGCTTTTACTCAATGATTCTTTGTATTTTGGTGCGGCTCTTGTGAGGGCAGGAAAGGCTGATGGAATGGTGGCTGGAGCTACTCGTGCGACTTCTGATGTGCTACGCGCCGGACTACAAATCGTAGGCACTGCACCAGATTCCAAACTCGTCTCAAGCTTTTTTGTAATGGTCGTGCCAAATTGCGACTATGGGCTTAATGGCACACTTGTGTTTGCCGACTGCGGATTATGCCAAAATCCAAATGCGGAGGAACTCGCACAAATCGCACTCTCAAGCGCAAAGAGTTTTGAATCCATTATCCACAGCGAACCATTTGTAGCTATGTTGAGCCATTCTACCTATGGCAGTGCGAAGCACCCCGATGTCGATAAGGTAGTAGAGGCGACAAAAATCGCAAAATCCCTAGCCCCCAACATTAAGATTGATGGCGAATTGCAACTTGACGCGGCAATCGTGCCAAGTGTAGGCTCATCAAAGGCAAAAGGTTCAAATGTCGCAGGAAAGGCGAATGTGTTGGTATTCCCGGATTTAGATTCTGGAAACATCGGCTACAAGCTCGTGCAAAGATTTGCTAAGGCTGAAGCTTATGGACCAATCACGCAGGGTATGGCTGCACCAATCAATGATCTCTCAAGAGGGTGCAGTGCAGATGATATTGTAGGTGTGGTAGCTATTAGCGCACTCCAAGCAAAATAA